In Elaeis guineensis isolate ETL-2024a chromosome 1, EG11, whole genome shotgun sequence, a genomic segment contains:
- the LOC109505469 gene encoding aspartyl protease family protein At5g10770-like, protein MVDYTKLGRKCPTSPCTPAWATQPVDRDTLCGLGRACTSAGPAAHTSTSTPLLGLAHSVANLRRPWAPLTESRAIFLDTSSNGYLTIAAGVQNSLDVKFTRMITESYLPSFYSLELIGMSVGGKDLAIPSTAFTDVGTIFDSGTTITWLPPAAYSALSSEFRQHMSKHSLVTPLGKLDTCYNFTGYNRIRVPAIALQFSGGVMLNVDASGILLFASPLQGCLAFASNDKDEFSIVGNMQQRTFDVVYAIMSRVESMDDEVGEYIEGSSGVRM, encoded by the exons ATGGTAGACTATACGAAACTGGGCAGAAAATGCCCTACTAGTCCATGCACTCCAGCATGGGCCACCCAGCCCGTGGACCGTGATACGCTGTGCGGTCTGGGCCGCGCTTGCACATCCGCTGGACCGGCCGCACACACCAGCACATCTACTCCACTACTGGGATTGGCCCACTCCGTCGCCAACCTGCGCCGCCCGTGGGCCCCCTTG ACCGAATCTCGAGCCATTTTCCTCGACACCAGTTCAAATGGGTATTTGACTATAGCGGCCGGCGTGCAGAACTCCCTTGACGTCAAATTCACTCGGATGATAACTGAATCGTATTTGCCATCATTCTATTCCCTGGAATTAATTGGAATGAGTGTAGGAGGGAAAGATCTAGCGATTCCATCGACGGCGTTCACTGATGTCGGGACTATCTTCGATTCTGGCACAACTATCACATGGCTTCCACCAGCGGCTTACTCTGCACTAAGCTCAGAATTCCGGCAACACATGTCGAAGCATTCGTTAGTAACTCCGCTTGGGAAACTAGACACCTGCTACAACTTCACTGGGTATAATAGAATTAGAGTACCTGCAATAGCTCTGCAATTCAGCGGTGGTGTTATGCTTAACGTCGATGCCTCTGGGATACTCCTTTTTGCGAGCCCCTTGCAGGGATGCCTCGCATTCGCCAGCAATGATAAGGATGAGTTTTCTATTGTTGGGAACATGCAGCAGAGGACGTTCGACGTGGTTTATGCAATTATGAGCAGGGTGGAAAGCATGGATGATGAAGTGGGAGAATATATAGAAGGCAGCAGTGGTGTGAGGATGTAA
- the LOC105039034 gene encoding uncharacterized protein, which yields MSYKEKEAVRVSPNPSSGGKESSVGVNPVNLGRASLKAAPTSVDPLPKGTDGSSPQSTIGKEGARAQETTGTWSQTVQGLRMFKWESLRASADEVAALEVRFTNMVYFSNEDIDKACTRWRSTLVGKFLG from the coding sequence ATGAGCTATAAGGAAAAAGAAGCGGTGAGGGTTTCTCCCAACCCCTCTTCCGGGGGAAAGGAGAGCTCTGTGGGGGTAAATCCGGTCAATCTAGGGAGGGCTTCTTTGAAGGCTGCTCCAACAAGTGTGGATCCTCTGCCAAAGGGGACAGATGGTTCATCCCCTCAGAGCACAATAGGCAAAGAAGGGGCTAGGGCACAGGAGACCACTGGAACCTGGTCTCAGACGGTCCAGGGCCTTCGGATGTTCAAATGGGAGAGCTTGCGAGCTTcagctgatgaggtagcagcCTTAGAAGTGAGGTTCACGAACATGGTGTACTTCTCcaatgaggacattgacaaagcTTGCACCCGATGGCGATCGACGCTTGTAGGAAAGTTCTTAG